In one Pseudomonas fitomaticsae genomic region, the following are encoded:
- a CDS encoding transglycosylase SLT domain-containing protein, whose translation MNSRRTVGLLVLAALLTGCGTSPPRSPENLCEIFREKSDWYDAAQVTQKRWGVPIQVPFAIMYQESGYRYDAKTPRKYLLWVIPWGRVSTASGYAQAKDEVWSDYQKSTGRYGADREDFDDAIDFVGWYMDKTTSINGVYKYDAYNQYLNYHEGWGGFRQKTYASKAWLPPVARKVQNRADMYGQQYAACKDDLNRGFWSRFWHWL comes from the coding sequence TTGAATTCGCGGCGCACGGTTGGACTGTTGGTATTGGCGGCACTGCTGACCGGTTGCGGAACATCGCCGCCGCGTTCGCCGGAAAACCTCTGCGAGATTTTCCGCGAAAAAAGCGATTGGTACGACGCGGCGCAAGTCACGCAAAAGCGCTGGGGCGTACCGATCCAGGTTCCGTTCGCGATCATGTATCAGGAGTCCGGCTACCGCTACGACGCCAAGACGCCGCGCAAATACCTGTTGTGGGTGATCCCGTGGGGCCGGGTTTCGACGGCGTCGGGTTATGCGCAGGCCAAGGATGAAGTCTGGTCTGATTACCAGAAAAGCACCGGAAGATATGGCGCCGATCGCGAAGACTTCGACGACGCCATCGACTTCGTCGGCTGGTACATGGACAAGACCACGTCGATCAACGGCGTGTACAAGTACGACGCCTACAATCAATACCTCAACTACCACGAAGGCTGGGGCGGTTTTCGCCAGAAGACCTATGCCAGCAAGGCGTGGCTGCCGCCGGTGGCGCGCAAGGTGCAGAACCGCGCGGACATGTACGGTCAGCAATACGCGGCGTGCAAGGATGATCTGAATCGCGGGTTCTGGAGCCGGTTCTGGCATTGGCTCTGA